The segment CAATCGTCTGCGCCCGGTGGCAACGGAGAGGCGGACGTCATGGTGCACGCGAATCGTACGATCGGTGCCGACTTGGGAGGGGCGGGCGTCGAGGGTGCCGGCGCCGGATTGCGGGCGCAGCTGGCGCGGCATGCGCTGCTCCCCTTGCGGCTCTTTCTGGGGGCGACCTTCCTCTATGCGGGCATCGACAAGCTGACGGATCCGGCGTTCCTGGCGGCCGGTGGCGCGGGTTCGCTCGGCGAGATGCTGCGCCAGGTCCATGACGCGGCGGCGCTGCCGCAGCTCGTGGAGATCGCGCAGAAGAGTCCGGTGGGCTTCGGCTATGCCATCGCGGCCGGTGAACTGGCGGTGGGACTCGGGACTCTGGTGGGGCTGCTGGGGCGGCTGGCGGCGTTCGGCGGTGCGCTGATCTCGCTGACGCTGTGGCTCACCGTGAGCTGGGCGACCACGCCCTACTACTACGGCAATGACCTCGCCTACCTGGTGGCCTGGATCCCGCTCCTGCTGGCCGGTACGCCGAGGTTCTCCCTGGACGCCGCCCTGGCGAACCGCCGTAAGCGGCACGGGGCGCAGTTGTTCGGCTGAGGGCTGTCCCGCAAGCGGCGGGGGCGGTTCATGAGGGCCGGGGCGAGGGCGCTGATGCCGGGGCGCGGTGGCGGTGCCGTCGGTAGTCGTGTCAGGAGCCTTTCGAGGAGGTGCTGTCGGTGTGCGGGTGGAGCGGGCGGCGGGTCCTGGTCCAGACGGCTGCGGTGATGCCGGAGAGCAGCAGGCCGGCCGGGAGGGTGAGGAAGAGCCATGGGCCGGGGGCATCCCAGAGGCCAAGGGCGTCGAGGCCGTAGGCCGTGCCGAGGGTGAGGGCGGTGAGGCCGGAGATCAGGCGGGCCGGTTCGAAGGGGTGGCGCTTCACCGGTGGGCTCCCTCAGGGGTCGGGGCGGTCGGCGCGGCGGGGGTCGGCGCGGCGGGGGCCGGTTCGGCGCGGGTGACGGCGACCTGGCCGGCGCCGAGTTCGACGTTCAGCTCCACCGAGCCGCGCGGCTTCTCGCCCTTCTTGAGGCCGTCGGCGGGAAGGTCCACCGTCCGCCGTCCGGCCATGAGGTCCACGTCGTGCGGCGATTCGCCGGGCAGCTGGATATCGCCGAGGCCGAGCGAGACATGGAGCCGGGCGGTGACCCCGTGCGGCAGTGTCACGTGAAGGCGGCCGGCGCCCACTTCCGCGCCGGTGTGGACCGTGCGGCCCGCCTTGAGGGGCAGGCCGGTGAGGTCCAACTCCCCCTCTCCCGAACCGAGCTCATACTGCGGCCGGACGGCGCTGAGCGTGGTGGGGGCCCAGGTGAGCTTCTGCCAGTGGGTGGTGATGTTGGCAGGCAGCGTCGTCGCGCCCGCCAGCAGCAGGGCCGTCAGCACCACCATGAAGACCGTGCCGCCGCCCGTGCGTCCGTACCAGGCGCTGAGCACCAGCCCGAGGCCGAAGACGACCAATGCGCACGCCAGGCCCGCCTGGAGGGACGGCACCAGGCCGTCATGGCGGGAGACGGCGACCGCGGTGCCGCCACCGGCGAGCAGCGCGAGCAGGAACGTCCAGCCCCCGATCGGGCGTCCGACGCGGCGGCCCCGGCGCGGGGCCGGCGGCGCACCGGTCGGCGGCGCGGGCGGACGGCCCGCGTCGGACCGGCCGTCGTGCCCGTACGGGGCCGTGGCCGTGCCGTGCTCGCCCCGGTAACTGAGGTCGAGGGGCAGCGGGGTGTTGTCGGGTCCCCACAGATAGCCCGGGCCCGCCGCCTCCCCGCGCTGGGCGCGCCACCAGGAGGGGCCGGCGGGCACCGGGGGCGCCTTGGTCTCGGGCGGGGCGTCGGCCACCGCCTGGGCCGTGGCGGTGTCCATCGCCTGCGGGCCCTCGGCCTCCACCAGCCGCCGCCGGCGCGACCAATAGGCGGAACCGGCCACCGCCAGCGTCAGCATGATGGCGAACGACATCATGCTGCCCTTGGCGAGGGTCGTCAGGAACAGTCCGCAGCCGACCAGAGCGAAGAGCAGGGCCGTCAGGGCGGGGCCCTCCACTCGGCCGGAGAGCAGCCGGCGGCCCTCGTTCTGGTCCTCGCCGTCGAGGGGGATGAGCAGCCAGGCGAAGCCATAGGCGATCAGCCCGAGGCCGCCGACGGAGAGCACGGCGAGCACGACCCGGAAGATCACCGGGTCGAGATCCCACTGCCGGCCCAGCCCGCCGCAGACTCCGCCGATCACCTTGTGCCGCCGGCTGCGGCGCAGCGGCGGATGCGAGGCGGGGCCGGCGGGGCCGGCGGGCGCCGACTCCTCGATGTGGGCTGCATCGTTCATGAGGCCATGGTGACAAGGGCGACAGTGCCGCGACATCCGTGGAAACCCTGGCACATCCCTGAGATCCGCTGATGGCGGCCCTGAGATGCCCCAGGGGGGTCCCGAAACCCCTCGTGCGCTCGCATATGCCCCTGCGCCCGTGCCCGGGCGGAAGAAGAGATGTGGACGGGTGGTGGCCGGGGGGCTGCCCGGCGGCATCGGCGACTATCGTTGCGCCCTGGATACGTACGGGTTTCCGGAGGGGCGTGCGGTGACGGAGGCGGCGTCGGTGGACGAGGGGCGACTGGTCGCCGGGCGATATCGCCTGGTTGAGCGGATAGGCCAGGGCGGTATGGGTACCGTCTGGCGGGCCCGGGACGAGCTGCTCGGCCGTCAGGTCGCGGTGAAGCGTCTGCATGTCTCACCGCAGCTGGACGAGGACGAACTGGCAACGCGCTATGAGCGCACCACCCGTGAGGCCCAGGCAGCTGCGCGCATCAACCACCCCAATGTGGTGAGCGTCCACGACGTCGTGGACGACGCCGGGATGCCGTGCATCGTCATGGAGTACGTGCCCTCCACGACGCTCGGCGACGCCATCAAGGAGGCCGCGCGGACCGACAGTTCGGTGGAGCCGCGCGAGGCCGCCCGTATCGGACGGGGCATGGTGGCGGCGCTGCGGGCCGCACACTCCGCCGGTGTGCTGCACCGTGACGTCAAGCCGGGCAACGTGCTGCTCGGTGAGGACGGCCGCGTCGTCCTCACCGACTTCGGCATCGCGGTCGCCACCGGCGCCTCCACGCTCACCAAGACGGGCGAGCTGGTGGGCTCCATCGACTACTTGGCGCCCGAGCGCGTCAAGGGCGGCACCCCGGGCCCCGCCTCCGACCTGTGGGCGCTGGGAGCGACGCTCTATCAGGCGGTCGAGGGGCGCTCGCCGTTCCGGAAGCCCACCGCGGTCGAGACGGCGTACGCGATCGCCATGGACCCGCTGGTGGCGCCCCGCAACGCCGGGACACTGGCCCCGCTGATCGAGGCGCTGCTCGCCAAGGAGCCGGCGGAACGGCCGACGGCCGAGGTCGTCGAGCTGGCGCTGCGCGCGGCCGAAGCCGACGCGGAGACCGCGCTGATGGGCTGGTCGACGATGACCCTGGGGACGGTCGGACGGGGCCGCCGCCCCGAGCAGGCCACCCCGGACGGCGAGACGGAGGCACCCACCCGCCCGGTGCACGATACGGGCGAGGTGGCGGCCACTTCGGCCCGCGGCACCGGCAACGGGGCGCGTACGGGCGCGGTCACGGGTGCGGGGGCCGGCGCCGTTGCGAACACCGGCAGCGACGCCGTGACCGGCCCGGTCGCCGTTCCGGACGTGACCGGCGCCGGACGGTCCGCCGACCGCGCCGACGTGCTGGTCGGCGGCACGGCGCCCCGTAAGAAGCACGCCCGGATCGTGGTCTGGAGCATCATCGGGGTGCTGGTCGCCGGCGGCGGCGCGGGCACGACCTGGTACCTGATGCACCCCACCGAATCCGGTGGCTCCAGCAAGGCGACGGCGAACAAGAGCACCACACCCGAGCTCCCCAAGGCCCCCGACCACACCATCGGACCGCCGCCGCCCCTGCCCGACGGTTACCACAGCGTCAAGGAGACCGCACTTGGCGTCAGGTTCCCGCTCCCCGACGGTTGGACGCGCGAGCCCCAGGACGGCGGCCGGCAGATCGTCTACACCTCGGAGCTCGCGCAGCTCACTGTCAGCGTCCTGGACTTCTCCTCGGGGGACCAGGTGCAGCACTTCAAGGAGGTGGAAAAGGCCTTCAAGCGGAAGTACCCCGTCTACACGAACCTGCGCTTGCAGCCCACGGTCTTCCAGGGCGATCCGGCCGCGATCTGGGAGTTCACCTTTGGCGGCCGGGCCCGTACCTTCCGGGGGATCGACCTGGGCTTCGGCCGTGAGGGCGGCAAGGAGTACGCGATCTACGTGTCCGCACCGGAGGCCGACTGGGCGGAGTACGAGAAGGTGTTCGCGACGGTGAAGGACGGCTTCCGCAGGACCGGCCCGCTGAGTTGAGGTGCCGGGTCGCACGGTGGCGCGAGCAGCCGACGGCCCCGGCCCTGACCTCTCCCCGGAAACGTCAGGGACAGCCTCAGGGACGACCCTGATGCCCCGGGCTCGGGAACCGTGTGACGATCGGGGACATGACCAGCGCCCCACCCCGCGCCGAGACGGGCTACGCCCCGGCGCCGGACCCTGACGACCCGCCTGTGCGCAAGCTCTACCGCAGCGCCGACGGGCGGCTGCTCGGTGGCGTCGCGCGGGGTCTCGCGGGGCATCTCGGACTGCCGGTCTCCTGGGTGCGGATCGTGTTCGTGGCCCTGTTCATGGCCGACGGGATGGGCGCCCTGCTGTATGCCGCGTTCTGGTTCTTCGTCCCGCTGGGCGTCGGAGGCGTGGAGCACCGGCAGCCCGCCCCGGCCGACGGCAGGCGCCGCCTGCTGCGCCACCGGCCCGACAAGGGCCAGGTCTTCGCGCTGATCGCGCTGCTCATCGGATCCTCGATCGTCGCCTCCCGCTTCCAGCTGGGCCAGGCCGACGGCTATCTCTGGCCGGTGCTGCTGATCGGCGCCGGTGTCGCCCTGGTGTGGCGGCAGGCGGACAACTCCCGCCGCGCCCAGTGGCTGGAGCTCGGCCGCCGCAAGGGCCTGCTGCCGATGGTGCGGGGTGCGGCCGGAGTGCTGCTGGTGGGCGTCGGGGTGACGGGCATCGTCGTGCTTCAGGGCTCGGTGCGCCACCTCGGTTCGGTGCTTCAGGCCGCGCTCGCCGTCGTCGTCGGCATAGCGCTGCTGGCGGGCCCCTATCTCGTGCGGATGGCCCAGGACCTCTCCGAGGAGCGGCTGATGCGCATCCGCGCCCAGGAGCGCGCTGAAGTGGCCGCCCATGTCCATGACTCGGTCCTGCACACCCTCACCCTGATCCAGCGCAATGCCGACGACCCCCGGGAGGTGGCGAGGCTGGCCCGCGCCCAGGAGCGTGAGCTGCGCGCCTGGCTCTACAAGCCCGAGGGTCGCGGCAAGGAGGAGGACGAGGAGCCGGCCACCCTGGCGGAGGCGGTCCGCAAGTCCGCTGCCGAGGTGGAGGACCACCACGGAGTCCCCATCGAGGTCGTGGTCGTCGGCGACTGCCCGCTGGACGAGCCGCTCGGCGCCCAGATGCAGGCCGCCCGCGAGGCGATGGTTAATGCCGCGAAATACGGCGGCGAGGGCGGTGCGGTGCAGGTGTTCGCCGAAGTGGAGGGCCGTACGGTCTTCGTCTCGGTGCGCGACCGCGGCCCCGGATTCGACCTGGACGCGGTCCCCGGGGACCGGATGGGCGTGCGGGAGTCCATCATCGGCCGTATGGAGCGCCATGGCGGCACCGCCCGGCTCCGGTCCGCTCCCGAGGGCGGCACGGTCGTCGAGCTGGAAATCGAGCGCGCGGCGGCGGAGCGCGAGATATGACCGGGCCGGGCGAGGGGCGGCCGGAGGCGACAGCGTGCGCCGGGGCACGGGATGATGACGGGGCAGACACCGAGGGACGGGCGGAAGAGATGAGCAGCGAGGACGCACAGCAGGACGGGACCGGCGGGGCGGCCGAGGGCCGGACCGTACGGGTCGTGCTGGTCGACGACC is part of the Streptomyces platensis genome and harbors:
- a CDS encoding TQO small subunit DoxD; protein product: MVHANRTIGADLGGAGVEGAGAGLRAQLARHALLPLRLFLGATFLYAGIDKLTDPAFLAAGGAGSLGEMLRQVHDAAALPQLVEIAQKSPVGFGYAIAAGELAVGLGTLVGLLGRLAAFGGALISLTLWLTVSWATTPYYYGNDLAYLVAWIPLLLAGTPRFSLDAALANRRKRHGAQLFG
- a CDS encoding PspC domain-containing protein codes for the protein MNDAAHIEESAPAGPAGPASHPPLRRSRRHKVIGGVCGGLGRQWDLDPVIFRVVLAVLSVGGLGLIAYGFAWLLIPLDGEDQNEGRRLLSGRVEGPALTALLFALVGCGLFLTTLAKGSMMSFAIMLTLAVAGSAYWSRRRRLVEAEGPQAMDTATAQAVADAPPETKAPPVPAGPSWWRAQRGEAAGPGYLWGPDNTPLPLDLSYRGEHGTATAPYGHDGRSDAGRPPAPPTGAPPAPRRGRRVGRPIGGWTFLLALLAGGGTAVAVSRHDGLVPSLQAGLACALVVFGLGLVLSAWYGRTGGGTVFMVVLTALLLAGATTLPANITTHWQKLTWAPTTLSAVRPQYELGSGEGELDLTGLPLKAGRTVHTGAEVGAGRLHVTLPHGVTARLHVSLGLGDIQLPGESPHDVDLMAGRRTVDLPADGLKKGEKPRGSVELNVELGAGQVAVTRAEPAPAAPTPAAPTAPTPEGAHR
- a CDS encoding serine/threonine-protein kinase, encoding MGTVWRARDELLGRQVAVKRLHVSPQLDEDELATRYERTTREAQAAARINHPNVVSVHDVVDDAGMPCIVMEYVPSTTLGDAIKEAARTDSSVEPREAARIGRGMVAALRAAHSAGVLHRDVKPGNVLLGEDGRVVLTDFGIAVATGASTLTKTGELVGSIDYLAPERVKGGTPGPASDLWALGATLYQAVEGRSPFRKPTAVETAYAIAMDPLVAPRNAGTLAPLIEALLAKEPAERPTAEVVELALRAAEADAETALMGWSTMTLGTVGRGRRPEQATPDGETEAPTRPVHDTGEVAATSARGTGNGARTGAVTGAGAGAVANTGSDAVTGPVAVPDVTGAGRSADRADVLVGGTAPRKKHARIVVWSIIGVLVAGGGAGTTWYLMHPTESGGSSKATANKSTTPELPKAPDHTIGPPPPLPDGYHSVKETALGVRFPLPDGWTREPQDGGRQIVYTSELAQLTVSVLDFSSGDQVQHFKEVEKAFKRKYPVYTNLRLQPTVFQGDPAAIWEFTFGGRARTFRGIDLGFGREGGKEYAIYVSAPEADWAEYEKVFATVKDGFRRTGPLS
- a CDS encoding ATP-binding protein, yielding MTSAPPRAETGYAPAPDPDDPPVRKLYRSADGRLLGGVARGLAGHLGLPVSWVRIVFVALFMADGMGALLYAAFWFFVPLGVGGVEHRQPAPADGRRRLLRHRPDKGQVFALIALLIGSSIVASRFQLGQADGYLWPVLLIGAGVALVWRQADNSRRAQWLELGRRKGLLPMVRGAAGVLLVGVGVTGIVVLQGSVRHLGSVLQAALAVVVGIALLAGPYLVRMAQDLSEERLMRIRAQERAEVAAHVHDSVLHTLTLIQRNADDPREVARLARAQERELRAWLYKPEGRGKEEDEEPATLAEAVRKSAAEVEDHHGVPIEVVVVGDCPLDEPLGAQMQAAREAMVNAAKYGGEGGAVQVFAEVEGRTVFVSVRDRGPGFDLDAVPGDRMGVRESIIGRMERHGGTARLRSAPEGGTVVELEIERAAAEREI